In Hasllibacter sp. MH4015, the following proteins share a genomic window:
- a CDS encoding sulfite exporter TauE/SafE family protein, with the protein MAHPSAMKPVIKAWIPIHLLLLAGAYAWLLWESALTLEVLMGLWFFFPVGILGAIIANATGTGGGVVFVPVFTALQDGTIMIPPELVQIATLKPEESVAVSFTIQCFGMSIGALTWAYAIFVKDSLAWDEKVSSQTLAMLTFTPLATGIPALLLTQAFVEVEGDQLIIWFKFFSLALGVTLLIFTWLQRRQAAKDRKLWVSPGELWVLLGLGILGGVVTALFSVGIGEFLAIYLILRRFPTKVAIAVAVWVSVVCVIAGFWDGYFGGLVRLEIVLIAVPGAIVGGFLAKGIASLLGSLWLKTLASIWIIASSLYLLLT; encoded by the coding sequence ATGGCCCATCCGTCCGCGATGAAGCCCGTCATCAAGGCGTGGATTCCGATCCACCTGCTTTTGCTGGCCGGGGCCTATGCCTGGCTCCTTTGGGAAAGCGCGCTCACGCTGGAGGTCCTGATGGGCCTTTGGTTCTTCTTCCCGGTGGGCATCCTGGGCGCGATCATCGCCAATGCGACGGGCACGGGCGGCGGCGTCGTCTTCGTGCCGGTCTTCACAGCCTTGCAGGACGGGACCATCATGATCCCGCCGGAGCTGGTGCAGATCGCCACGCTGAAGCCCGAGGAATCGGTGGCGGTGTCCTTCACCATCCAATGCTTCGGCATGTCCATCGGGGCGCTGACTTGGGCCTACGCCATTTTCGTCAAGGACAGTCTTGCCTGGGACGAGAAGGTATCGTCGCAGACCCTCGCGATGCTGACCTTCACGCCGCTTGCTACCGGCATCCCGGCCCTGTTGCTGACCCAGGCCTTTGTGGAGGTCGAGGGCGATCAGCTGATCATCTGGTTCAAGTTCTTCTCGCTCGCCCTTGGTGTCACGCTTCTGATCTTCACGTGGCTGCAACGCAGGCAGGCGGCGAAGGATCGCAAGCTGTGGGTATCACCGGGCGAATTGTGGGTGCTTCTGGGCCTTGGCATTCTAGGCGGGGTCGTGACCGCGCTCTTCTCCGTGGGGATCGGGGAGTTTCTGGCGATCTACCTGATCCTGCGCCGCTTCCCCACCAAGGTTGCGATTGCCGTGGCCGTCTGGGTCAGCGTGGTCTGCGTGATCGCGGGGTTCTGGGACGGCTATTTCGGCGGATTGGTGCGGCTGGAGATTGTATTGATCGCTGTGCCGGGCGCGATCGTGGGCGGGTTCCTGGCCAAGGGGATCGCGTCACTTCTGGGCTCGCTGTGGCTCAAGACGCTGGCGTCGATCTGGATCATCGCGTCGAGCCTTTACCTGCTTTTGACCTGA
- the tig gene encoding trigger factor: MQITETLAEGLKREYQITITADALEARVNSKLEEAQPEVEMKGFRKGKVPMALLKKQFGPRIMGEAMQESVDEAMQGHLDESGDRPAMQPDVKMTNEDWKEGDDIVVSMAYEKLPEIPDVDYKALKLEKLVVAPGDDEVDEALKNLAENAQNFDTKKGKAADGDQVVFDFVGTVDGEAFDGGSAEDFPLVLGSGQFIPGFEEQLVGVKAKDEKDVEVTFPEEYQAEHLAGKAAVFACKIKEVKKPVPAEVDDELAKKFGAEDLDALKGQIVERLKAEYAGASRAVMKRGLLDQLDEAVTFDLPPSLVEAEAKQIAHQLWHEENPEVEGHDHPAIEATDEHKKLAERRVKLGLLLAELGQKNDVQVSDAEMTQAIMTQARQYPGQERQFFEFIQQNRDAQQQVRAPLFEDKVVDFIAEMAEVKEKEVSKDELKAAVDALDEE; this comes from the coding sequence ATGCAGATCACCGAGACCCTGGCCGAGGGCCTGAAGCGCGAATACCAGATCACCATCACCGCAGACGCCCTTGAGGCGCGCGTGAACTCCAAGCTGGAAGAGGCGCAGCCCGAGGTGGAGATGAAGGGCTTCCGCAAGGGCAAGGTGCCCATGGCGCTCCTGAAAAAGCAGTTTGGCCCCCGGATCATGGGCGAGGCGATGCAGGAAAGCGTCGATGAGGCGATGCAGGGCCATCTTGATGAATCCGGCGATCGCCCCGCGATGCAGCCCGACGTCAAGATGACGAACGAGGACTGGAAAGAGGGTGACGATATCGTCGTCTCCATGGCCTATGAAAAACTGCCCGAGATCCCGGACGTGGATTACAAGGCCCTGAAGCTGGAGAAGCTGGTCGTGGCCCCCGGCGACGACGAGGTGGACGAGGCGCTGAAGAACCTCGCCGAGAATGCCCAGAACTTCGACACCAAGAAGGGCAAGGCCGCCGATGGCGATCAGGTCGTGTTCGACTTCGTGGGCACCGTGGACGGCGAGGCGTTCGACGGCGGATCGGCTGAGGATTTCCCGCTTGTCCTCGGCTCCGGCCAGTTCATCCCGGGCTTCGAGGAGCAATTGGTCGGCGTGAAGGCCAAGGACGAAAAAGACGTCGAAGTGACCTTCCCCGAGGAATATCAAGCCGAGCATCTGGCCGGTAAGGCCGCCGTCTTCGCGTGCAAGATCAAGGAAGTGAAGAAGCCGGTCCCGGCCGAGGTCGATGACGAATTGGCCAAGAAATTCGGGGCCGAAGACCTGGACGCCCTGAAAGGCCAGATCGTCGAGCGCCTGAAGGCCGAATATGCCGGTGCATCGCGCGCGGTCATGAAGCGCGGCTTGCTGGACCAGCTGGACGAGGCCGTCACGTTCGATCTGCCCCCGTCGCTGGTGGAGGCGGAAGCCAAACAGATCGCCCATCAATTGTGGCACGAGGAAAACCCGGAGGTGGAAGGGCACGACCACCCCGCGATCGAAGCCACTGACGAGCACAAGAAACTCGCGGAGCGCCGGGTGAAGCTCGGCCTTCTGCTGGCCGAGCTGGGTCAGAAGAACGACGTGCAGGTCTCTGACGCGGAGATGACGCAGGCGATCATGACCCAGGCGCGCCAATATCCCGGACAGGAACGCCAGTTCTTCGAGTTCATCCAGCAAAACCGGGACGCCCAACAGCAGGTCCGCGCGCCCTTGTTCGAAGACAAGGTCGTGGATTTCATCGCTGAAATGGCGGAAGTGAAGGAAAAAGAGGTCTCCAAGGACGAGTTGAAGGCCGCCGTGGATGCCCTCGACGAGGAATAG
- a CDS encoding tyrosine-protein phosphatase produces the protein MSLSILDKAKGIWAVATRRYDQRIDTPLGRFQGRVFALFPDHGFVRGRWRNEGQIADGLYRSNHPHPRALAAYKARGIVQVISLRPPEGPVHAFEAEACAALGLELRNAPLTARQAPSREALLNVLEVFDTIRLPALIHCKSGADRTGLVAAMWHIHVEGQSPHEARRELSFRHLHISLSKTGILDRLLDAYTARWDLDRMPLRDWIETEYDPEKL, from the coding sequence ATGAGCCTGAGCATACTCGACAAAGCCAAGGGGATCTGGGCCGTGGCCACGCGGCGCTATGACCAGCGGATCGACACGCCGCTGGGGCGGTTCCAGGGCCGTGTCTTCGCGCTCTTTCCCGACCATGGCTTCGTGCGCGGGCGCTGGCGGAACGAGGGGCAGATCGCCGACGGCCTCTACCGGTCCAACCATCCCCATCCCAGGGCGCTTGCGGCGTACAAGGCGCGGGGCATCGTGCAGGTTATCAGCCTGCGCCCGCCAGAAGGGCCGGTTCACGCCTTCGAGGCGGAGGCCTGCGCCGCGCTGGGGCTGGAATTGCGCAACGCTCCCCTGACCGCCCGGCAGGCCCCTTCGCGCGAGGCGTTGTTGAACGTGTTGGAGGTCTTCGACACGATCCGTCTGCCCGCGTTGATCCACTGCAAGTCGGGCGCGGATCGCACGGGGCTGGTCGCCGCGATGTGGCATATCCATGTGGAAGGGCAATCGCCCCACGAGGCCCGGCGCGAATTGTCGTTCCGGCACCTGCATATCAGCCTGTCGAAGACCGGTATCCTTGATCGACTGCTGGACGCCTATACCGCGCGATGGGACCTTGACCGGATGCCGCTGAGGGATTGGATCGAAACGGAATACGATCCGGAAAAGCTCTAG
- a CDS encoding serine/threonine-protein kinase — protein sequence MANDTPNPRGPDAVTHQLPAGELPAGWTLLGGQYEIKRLIASGGFGITYLAGDTLGRDVAVKECFPLGLAQRAAMTHTVSATSAGTSEHFETARAQFLREARMLARLRHPNVVHVQTLFEENGTAYMAMDFIHGRDLHEEIVGSDAGLAPARVLELARDLLGALDYVHGQGVLHRDIKPQNIRIDRFGMPMLIDFGAARAETQARSRMAGTFRVVTDGYSPHEFYVTGAAQGPHSDLYALAATLHHVITGAAPVAADERASALATGQPDPYVPIAGRYEEHDARLLTLIDRALRMAPDDRPENAAAWLSALADAPTTLVQPAVAAPAEGTARGRSRFVPGLLVGALLIAGAGGAIWATQPPWLTPDMGAMMERMSLLESSLAEAEAAREAATAELEGLQAELNAAEAELARLEEMDGDMAATMAELDAARAARDTAADRIAGLEEDLTTLAETQAALEAAQAERNAAEARAAELVAEGVADDERIGALEAARDAATEQIRALELRLSQTTGALEEARTQAAQLREIEADLTVTEAALASANARAMSLEEQLQQALAGETDAEALQEQLSALEDVLAATEAERDRLRVEADTMSANSDDNATEMETLRTRIEELEAENDTLRAALARAQEALALTGVGEAAETAHWVQDATLRSPNGTLALLPRFSWDNQRIAVADDTGGIALYNRETGGYEAHLARGIPDTIRRLGFSRDGTYLIATTEDGAPNRLYHIPTRREILRFEPTTVTTANRAISEDERYFIFTRTGAGNRTEVVLYDLDALSAAADPGAAPDTVLTEADEGDAVRITFAETSNQILVVTPTQLQLFQPDGRLTRSNSNRIGPFAALSPIGGDQGLMVLRGNGTVRLLDDPVTQSPTAEIPANSSYTRYRLSGNRLNFLRANSNMWEVIDLLTGEIRGSGELGAGRAGAFLSISSDASMLFIGAIGTVPAQVIEVETGQEVQSFGDAREGYFSFDNLHLATGTLGEPDAEIWRLGSAPAPEPVIATLPVPVQPVAPVAPAPDLTGCAVLDRVGNGISILPGGLENGRIFSVQAGGGEEVTRCAAATAPALAQALQSATNALFVTRNPDIAIDIQDTSRPVELNVRATGSCGPVPIVRFGTEWHLPGGTGPAASVALSDDGNQARALDIWLAAPEGETCDALITLTGTTTAP from the coding sequence ATGGCCAATGATACGCCCAATCCCCGTGGTCCCGATGCCGTGACCCACCAATTGCCCGCCGGAGAGCTTCCTGCGGGCTGGACGCTTCTGGGCGGGCAATACGAAATCAAACGCCTGATCGCGTCGGGCGGGTTCGGGATCACCTATCTTGCGGGCGATACTCTGGGCCGCGACGTGGCGGTAAAGGAATGCTTCCCCCTCGGCCTTGCCCAACGCGCCGCGATGACCCACACGGTCAGCGCAACCTCCGCCGGGACGTCCGAGCATTTCGAGACGGCGCGCGCGCAATTCCTGCGCGAGGCGCGGATGCTGGCCCGCCTGCGCCATCCCAACGTGGTCCATGTCCAGACGCTGTTCGAGGAGAACGGCACCGCCTATATGGCGATGGATTTCATCCATGGCCGCGACCTGCACGAGGAGATCGTGGGCTCTGACGCCGGTCTTGCCCCCGCCCGTGTGCTGGAACTGGCCCGCGATCTTCTAGGCGCACTCGACTACGTCCACGGCCAGGGCGTCCTGCACCGCGATATCAAACCCCAGAATATCCGCATCGACCGTTTCGGGATGCCGATGCTCATTGATTTCGGGGCGGCCCGGGCGGAAACCCAGGCGCGGTCGAGGATGGCGGGGACGTTCCGGGTCGTGACCGACGGCTATTCGCCCCACGAATTCTACGTTACCGGCGCGGCGCAGGGTCCCCATTCGGACCTCTACGCGCTGGCCGCGACCTTGCATCATGTCATCACCGGTGCCGCGCCCGTGGCCGCCGACGAACGCGCCAGCGCGCTGGCCACCGGTCAGCCCGACCCCTACGTCCCCATCGCCGGGCGGTACGAGGAACACGATGCGCGCCTTCTGACCCTGATCGACCGCGCCCTGCGCATGGCCCCCGACGACCGCCCCGAAAACGCGGCGGCATGGCTGAGCGCGTTGGCCGATGCGCCAACGACGCTGGTGCAACCCGCCGTGGCGGCACCGGCGGAAGGAACCGCGCGAGGCCGCAGCCGCTTTGTCCCCGGCCTTCTGGTCGGCGCACTACTGATCGCCGGCGCGGGCGGCGCGATCTGGGCCACGCAGCCGCCTTGGCTCACCCCCGACATGGGCGCGATGATGGAGCGGATGAGCCTTCTGGAAAGCAGTCTGGCGGAGGCCGAGGCCGCGCGCGAAGCCGCCACGGCAGAGCTGGAAGGCTTGCAGGCCGAGCTGAATGCGGCCGAGGCGGAGCTTGCCCGACTGGAGGAGATGGACGGCGACATGGCCGCCACGATGGCCGAACTGGACGCTGCCCGCGCCGCCCGCGATACCGCCGCCGACCGTATCGCGGGGTTGGAGGAGGACCTGACCACCCTTGCCGAAACCCAAGCCGCGCTGGAAGCCGCGCAGGCCGAACGCAACGCGGCAGAGGCGCGCGCGGCGGAACTGGTCGCCGAGGGCGTGGCGGACGACGAACGCATCGGCGCGCTGGAAGCTGCCCGCGACGCGGCCACCGAACAGATCCGCGCGCTGGAGCTGCGCCTGTCCCAGACCACCGGCGCATTGGAAGAGGCGCGGACCCAAGCCGCCCAATTGCGCGAGATCGAAGCCGACCTGACGGTGACGGAGGCCGCCCTTGCGTCCGCCAATGCGCGGGCGATGTCACTGGAGGAGCAATTGCAACAGGCGCTGGCCGGCGAAACCGATGCAGAGGCGTTGCAGGAGCAGTTGAGCGCGTTGGAAGACGTTCTGGCCGCGACAGAGGCCGAGCGCGATCGCCTGCGGGTTGAGGCCGACACAATGTCCGCCAATTCCGACGACAACGCCACCGAGATGGAGACGCTGCGCACCCGCATCGAGGAGCTGGAGGCCGAGAACGACACGCTCCGCGCCGCACTGGCCCGCGCGCAGGAGGCATTGGCGCTGACCGGCGTGGGGGAGGCCGCGGAAACCGCCCATTGGGTGCAGGACGCGACATTGCGGTCGCCCAATGGCACGCTTGCGCTTCTGCCGCGCTTTTCCTGGGACAATCAGCGGATTGCCGTCGCCGACGATACCGGCGGCATCGCGCTCTACAATCGCGAGACCGGCGGATACGAGGCGCACCTGGCCCGTGGCATACCCGACACGATCCGACGTCTGGGGTTTTCCCGTGACGGCACCTACCTGATTGCCACCACCGAAGACGGCGCGCCGAACCGCCTCTATCATATCCCCACTCGGCGCGAGATCCTGCGGTTCGAGCCCACGACCGTCACGACCGCCAATCGCGCCATCAGCGAGGATGAGCGATACTTCATCTTCACCCGCACGGGCGCGGGCAACCGCACCGAGGTCGTGCTCTACGATCTGGATGCGCTGAGCGCCGCCGCCGATCCCGGCGCCGCGCCCGACACGGTTCTGACGGAGGCCGATGAGGGCGACGCCGTGCGCATCACCTTTGCCGAGACATCGAACCAGATCCTTGTCGTCACGCCGACCCAATTGCAGCTTTTCCAACCCGACGGGCGGCTGACGCGCAGCAATTCCAACCGCATCGGTCCCTTTGCGGCCCTGTCGCCCATCGGCGGCGATCAGGGGCTGATGGTTCTGCGCGGCAATGGCACCGTTCGTCTGCTGGACGATCCAGTGACCCAATCGCCCACCGCAGAGATTCCCGCCAACAGCAGCTACACCCGCTATCGCCTGTCGGGAAATCGGCTGAATTTCCTGCGCGCCAACTCCAACATGTGGGAGGTCATCGATCTTCTGACCGGTGAGATCCGGGGCTCGGGCGAATTGGGCGCGGGCCGCGCTGGGGCGTTCCTGTCGATCTCGTCGGATGCGTCGATGCTGTTCATCGGGGCCATAGGAACCGTCCCGGCGCAGGTCATCGAGGTCGAGACCGGACAGGAGGTTCAGAGCTTCGGCGACGCGCGGGAAGGCTATTTCAGCTTCGACAACCTGCACCTGGCCACCGGCACGCTCGGAGAGCCCGACGCGGAGATCTGGCGTCTGGGCAGCGCGCCCGCGCCCGAGCCGGTGATCGCCACCTTGCCCGTCCCGGTGCAACCCGTAGCGCCCGTCGCACCCGCCCCCGACCTGACCGGATGCGCGGTGCTGGACCGTGTGGGCAACGGCATCTCTATCCTGCCGGGCGGGCTGGAAAACGGACGCATCTTCTCCGTCCAGGCGGGCGGCGGGGAAGAGGTGACGCGTTGCGCCGCCGCGACGGCGCCCGCCCTCGCGCAGGCCCTGCAATCGGCGACAAATGCGCTGTTCGTGACGCGGAACCCCGACATCGCCATCGATATTCAGGACACGTCGCGCCCGGTGGAGCTGAATGTGCGCGCCACCGGGTCCTGTGGCCCCGTCCCCATCGTGCGCTTCGGAACCGAATGGCATCTGCCGGGCGGCACCGGCCCCGCCGCGTCCGTCGCCCTGTCCGATGACGGCAACCAGGCGCGCGCGCTCGACATCTGGCTTGCCGCGCCGGAGGGGGAAACCTGCGATGCCCTGATCACCCTGACCGGCACGACCACTGCGCCGTAA
- a CDS encoding GNAT family N-acetyltransferase — protein MVARTIILRPLRDSDAEIHATLPHSEEIAGSYGAAPGKRAPRNLTRSRAWLGWMRSRPFGRIIEVDGRPVGEARLHSVTEDGEGARLAIGLFWESDLGQGIGRAAIALVLDHGFGPMGLRRIDLRVLDYNVRAIRCYTACGFVQTGVEPRAVLRDGRWFDDLIMEIDADMHHARKSR, from the coding sequence ATGGTTGCCCGCACGATCATCCTTCGTCCGCTGCGCGACAGCGATGCCGAAATCCACGCGACTCTCCCCCATTCAGAGGAGATTGCGGGATCGTACGGCGCCGCACCGGGCAAGCGCGCGCCGCGGAACCTGACGCGGTCGAGGGCATGGTTGGGCTGGATGCGGTCCCGGCCCTTCGGCCGCATCATAGAGGTGGATGGGCGCCCCGTGGGCGAGGCCCGGCTGCACAGCGTCACGGAAGACGGGGAGGGTGCGCGGCTGGCCATTGGGTTGTTCTGGGAAAGCGACCTTGGCCAGGGGATCGGGAGGGCCGCGATTGCCCTTGTTCTCGATCACGGATTTGGCCCCATGGGCCTGCGCCGGATCGACCTGCGGGTGCTGGACTACAACGTCCGCGCGATCCGCTGTTACACGGCCTGTGGATTCGTTCAGACTGGCGTGGAACCGCGCGCCGTGCTGCGGGACGGACGCTGGTTTGACGACCTGATCATGGAAATCGACGCAGATATGCATCACGCGCGGAAATCCCGATAA
- a CDS encoding PQQ-dependent sugar dehydrogenase translates to MLRPIALPLVLLATPALAQDPVDDGTANLPDTVPAFTEQTDAPEIASGVTLDEEVIVGTLAYPWGLAILPDGAGYIITERGGTLRHVTRDGTLGPEISGVPSVRSLRQGGLLDVALHPDFTENRVIYFTFAAPSGLTASATALGRGVLSDDHTALSEVEEMWRQTPASSIPAHFGSRVLIGPNGLLIVTTGDRFTPENRQLAQDPVNAAYGVTVALTLEGDVPTNPFITEERPEILSYGHRNIQGAATQPGTDDIWLLEHGPAGGDELNIMEVGGNYGWPEVSYGVNYNGSDVGTGEQAHAPDYVEPRYFWDPSIAPSDLIFYEGEMFPDWQGDILLGALAGQALVRLDVDGDLIVGEERLHTGQGRVRDVDVDADGAILILIDADPGALIRLTPAAE, encoded by the coding sequence ATGCTCCGCCCCATCGCCCTGCCCCTTGTCCTGCTTGCCACGCCCGCCCTCGCGCAGGATCCGGTCGATGACGGCACCGCGAACCTGCCCGACACGGTGCCCGCATTCACCGAGCAAACGGACGCGCCCGAGATCGCCTCCGGCGTCACCCTGGATGAAGAGGTGATCGTCGGCACGCTCGCCTATCCGTGGGGTCTGGCCATTCTGCCCGATGGCGCGGGGTACATCATCACCGAACGCGGCGGCACCCTGCGCCACGTCACGCGCGACGGCACGTTGGGGCCCGAGATTTCCGGCGTGCCCTCCGTCCGGTCCCTGCGGCAAGGTGGGTTGCTGGACGTGGCGCTGCACCCGGATTTCACCGAAAACCGGGTCATCTACTTCACCTTTGCCGCGCCAAGCGGCCTTACGGCATCGGCCACGGCCTTGGGCCGCGGCGTCCTGTCGGACGATCACACGGCCCTGTCGGAGGTCGAGGAAATGTGGCGACAGACCCCTGCCTCCTCCATCCCCGCGCATTTCGGCAGCCGCGTCCTGATCGGTCCCAATGGCTTGCTCATCGTCACCACCGGCGACCGGTTCACGCCGGAAAACCGGCAGCTCGCGCAAGACCCGGTGAACGCGGCCTATGGCGTGACCGTGGCCCTTACGTTGGAGGGTGACGTGCCGACCAATCCCTTCATCACCGAAGAGCGTCCGGAGATACTCAGCTATGGCCACCGCAACATCCAGGGCGCCGCGACCCAACCCGGAACCGATGACATCTGGCTTCTGGAACATGGCCCCGCCGGTGGGGACGAGTTGAACATCATGGAAGTCGGCGGCAATTACGGCTGGCCCGAGGTCAGCTACGGCGTGAATTACAACGGCTCGGATGTCGGGACGGGCGAACAGGCCCACGCGCCGGATTACGTGGAGCCGCGATATTTCTGGGACCCGTCCATCGCGCCGTCCGATCTGATCTTCTACGAGGGGGAGATGTTTCCCGACTGGCAGGGTGACATCCTTCTGGGTGCGCTTGCGGGACAGGCCCTTGTGCGCCTGGACGTCGATGGCGACCTGATCGTGGGGGAGGAACGGCTGCACACGGGCCAAGGCCGCGTCCGCGATGTCGATGTCGACGCCGACGGCGCGATCCTGATCCTGATCGACGCCGATCCCGGTGCCTTGATCCGCCTGACCCCTGCGGCGGAATGA
- a CDS encoding serine/threonine-protein kinase codes for MSDDPSKTKMLPDGPAGELPVGAELSSGMYRVTGRIAAGGFGITYEARDNLDRKVAIKECFPAGLALRAGDFTVSAASASTAEPFETARNLFLREARTLAALRHPNIVHVQTLFEENGTAYMAMDYIEGRDLQHIIDHEPEKLTPAYIMELTRTCLGALDYLHRDAPERGKERLLHRDIKPANIRIDPLDTPVIIDFGAARQETKNRSRAAGTFRVVSDGYSPNEFYVAGTEQGPASDLYSLAATLYHCITGAAPAPADERAQKVSNGEEDPYEPVAGRFPGHDPRLLGLIDRALARPLKDRPADAAAWFAAIPDATTRIVETPPAAAIVAPAPVAAPAPEASTGGFWKGAAVGGLALALLGGGAVALDLLPGGGTGVTDPEMQRQLDAAEEARAFLEGELATMSGMIEDLESSVSEAETLRDAAVTEAQSLEQRVADLSAQLAAAEEGDAPETTVLRNQLNQAITDRETADSALTDLEDQVAELQNQLAAAQEAASANTPPEMSAVLADRDAALARADELEAELAALEEQIASGEGVDVADLDAARAAAVAARDAALLNVDRARADLQRMAADLSEAEEEADRLNMELRAARAEIELMLANATVPNPGPNTLPAAGSAGACPTWAVPGQTLSYTGTDIYTAQTLTARASGSALLSACPDLPFNVSGFAEEVPTFTLQLSEMEQFRRLELQVVSDCDTTLLVNTQDTVWHFDDNSNGGVLPLLNLTGLAAIQGRIDVWIGTIDGAACDASLEVETWLN; via the coding sequence ATGAGCGACGATCCCAGCAAGACCAAGATGCTGCCCGACGGCCCCGCCGGGGAATTGCCGGTGGGCGCGGAGCTGTCTTCGGGCATGTACCGCGTCACAGGCCGGATCGCGGCAGGCGGCTTCGGCATCACGTATGAGGCGCGCGACAACCTAGACCGCAAGGTGGCGATCAAGGAATGCTTCCCCGCGGGCCTTGCCCTGCGCGCCGGCGACTTCACCGTTTCCGCCGCCAGCGCCTCGACCGCGGAACCGTTCGAGACCGCGCGCAACCTGTTCCTGCGCGAGGCGCGCACGCTCGCCGCGCTGCGCCATCCCAATATCGTCCATGTCCAGACGCTCTTCGAGGAGAACGGCACCGCCTACATGGCGATGGACTATATCGAGGGGCGCGATCTTCAGCACATCATCGATCACGAGCCGGAGAAGCTGACACCGGCCTATATCATGGAGCTGACGCGCACTTGCCTGGGCGCGCTCGACTACCTGCACCGCGATGCGCCCGAGCGCGGCAAGGAACGCCTGCTGCACCGGGACATCAAGCCCGCGAACATCCGCATCGACCCGCTTGATACGCCCGTCATCATCGACTTCGGCGCAGCGCGGCAGGAAACCAAGAACCGGTCCCGCGCGGCGGGCACGTTCCGCGTCGTCTCCGACGGCTATTCGCCCAACGAATTCTATGTGGCCGGCACCGAACAGGGCCCGGCCTCCGACCTCTATTCCCTGGCCGCCACGCTTTACCATTGCATCACCGGGGCCGCGCCCGCACCCGCAGACGAACGGGCGCAAAAGGTCTCCAACGGTGAGGAAGACCCCTATGAGCCGGTGGCGGGCCGCTTCCCGGGCCATGATCCGCGCCTTTTGGGGCTGATCGACCGCGCACTGGCGCGTCCGCTCAAGGATCGCCCGGCCGATGCCGCCGCATGGTTCGCCGCCATTCCCGACGCCACGACACGGATCGTGGAAACACCGCCCGCCGCCGCGATCGTGGCCCCCGCACCCGTCGCCGCCCCCGCGCCCGAGGCCTCAACCGGCGGCTTCTGGAAAGGGGCTGCCGTGGGGGGCCTGGCCCTGGCGCTTCTGGGGGGCGGGGCCGTGGCGCTGGACCTGCTGCCGGGCGGCGGGACGGGCGTGACCGATCCCGAGATGCAGCGGCAACTGGACGCCGCAGAGGAAGCCCGCGCATTCCTTGAAGGTGAACTTGCCACGATGTCGGGTATGATCGAGGATCTGGAATCCTCGGTGTCGGAGGCCGAAACCCTCCGCGATGCCGCCGTGACTGAGGCGCAGTCACTGGAACAGCGCGTTGCAGACCTGTCGGCGCAGCTGGCAGCCGCGGAAGAGGGCGACGCCCCGGAAACCACCGTTCTGCGCAATCAGCTCAACCAGGCCATCACCGACCGAGAGACGGCGGACAGCGCCCTGACCGATCTTGAGGACCAGGTGGCGGAGCTGCAAAACCAGCTTGCCGCCGCGCAGGAAGCCGCCAGCGCCAACACCCCGCCGGAGATGAGCGCGGTCCTTGCCGATCGCGACGCGGCGCTTGCCCGCGCGGACGAACTGGAAGCCGAACTGGCCGCGTTGGAAGAACAGATCGCATCGGGCGAAGGTGTCGATGTCGCCGATCTCGACGCCGCGCGCGCCGCCGCCGTCGCCGCCCGCGATGCCGCGCTTCTCAACGTCGACCGCGCGCGCGCCGACCTGCAACGGATGGCCGCAGACCTGAGCGAGGCGGAGGAGGAGGCCGATCGGCTGAACATGGAACTGCGCGCCGCCCGCGCCGAGATCGAGTTGATGCTGGCCAATGCCACCGTGCCCAATCCCGGCCCCAACACCTTGCCCGCCGCAGGCTCCGCCGGGGCATGCCCCACCTGGGCCGTGCCGGGGCAGACGCTGTCCTATACCGGAACCGACATTTACACCGCTCAGACGCTCACCGCGCGGGCCAGCGGCTCCGCCCTCTTGTCCGCCTGCCCCGACCTGCCGTTCAACGTATCGGGTTTCGCGGAGGAGGTGCCCACCTTCACGCTGCAATTGAGCGAGATGGAGCAATTCCGGCGCCTTGAGCTGCAGGTCGTGTCCGACTGCGACACCACGCTTCTGGTCAACACCCAAGATACGGTCTGGCATTTCGATGACAATTCGAATGGCGGGGTGCTCCCGCTCCTGAACCTGACCGGTCTGGCCGCGATCCAAGGCCGCATCGACGTATGGATCGGCACCATCGACGGCGCAGCCTGCGACGCGTCGCTGGAAGTGGAAACCTGGCTCAACTGA